One window of Vitis riparia cultivar Riparia Gloire de Montpellier isolate 1030 chromosome 5, EGFV_Vit.rip_1.0, whole genome shotgun sequence genomic DNA carries:
- the LOC117915187 gene encoding uncharacterized protein LOC117915187 — protein MALGCMLAHLDDLGKERVIYYLSKRMLEYECKYIMIEHFCLALVWATRRLRHYMTEYSVLLVSRLDPLRYLFDRPIMTGRLMRWLVLLTEFDIHYVTQKSVKGSIVADHLASLSISDDRSVDDDFPDEQIISMTSITGWRLYFDGLETALDLGIRQLEIHGDSNLVIQYIHLPRAENQFANALATLASMIVIPAGVTVRPLLIETRFAPAYYCLIREIEDQIELPWYHDIYQFLSCDTYPESTSAKDRRALRQLATRFVICGDALYRRSPDGLLLLCLDCTSAD, from the exons ATGGCCttaggatgcatgttagctcatCTTGATGATTTGGGGAAGGAGCGTGTCAtctattatttgagtaagaggatgcttgaGTATGAGTGCAAGTACATTATGATTGAGCACttttgcttggcattggtttgggccactagGAGACTTagacattacatgacagagtattcCGTGCTCTTGGTCTCACGATTGGACCCGTTGAGGTATCTATTTGACAGGCCTATTATGACCGGTAGGCTCATGAGATGGCTGGTATTgttgacagagtttgatattcattatGTCACACAGAAGTCAGTAAAAGGAAGCATTGTTGcagatcatctagcttctttgtCGATATCCGATGACAGATcggttgatgatgatttccctgATGAGCAGATCATTTCAATGACTAGTATTACGGGATGGCGGTTGTACTTTGACG GTTTGGAGACTGCACTTGATCTTGGCATTAGACAGTTGGAGATCCACGGGGATTCCAATTTGGTTATACA GTATATACATCTGCCCAGGGCAGAGAATCAGTTTGCCAATGCATTAGCCACCTTGGCTTCTATGATTGTGATCCCTGCGGGGGTGACTGTTAGGCCATTGCTGATTGAAACTAGGTTTGCACCAGCTTACTATTGTCTGATTAGAGAGATAGAGGATCAGATTGAGTTGCCATGGTATCACGATATTTATCAGTTTCTGTCATGCGACACTTACCCAGAGTCAACctcggccaaggataggagagcattgagacagttggccacCAGATTTGTTATTTGCGGGGATGCACTATATAGGAGATCACCTGATGGCCTGTTATTATTATGTCTAGACTGTACATCTGCAGAttga